In Denticeps clupeoides chromosome 1, fDenClu1.1, whole genome shotgun sequence, a single window of DNA contains:
- the LOC114798163 gene encoding uncharacterized protein LOC114798163 isoform X2 — MRWFKRFRRNSQNQVDEERKSLTNEEHSEHVRPWREKLGMSEACQKPISCSEPKNSNTWIGVLQEFMQGSTQDSLSVAALLTYYGRPCDSKFQEAWLHIVQTHITRHFPSFPPESAIKQHPEQLRNHLLQVQEVVLRELGRLSPVLREVKLLDSLIDQYHRQIFNHLDLVLQTKRTHEQAYWTVDWVFRIVGITGLREVPEFYAAIDPMQLTHYIQWAVEKLLSTVKDEIAALLSRILENDAIEQADYDNEEAFIQFHLDVIQCLDRFINRGKMLSHSVMLHIKRICLCELHAIVQRYIYSEKKALKDLSKKAEMTEKYLRDWFKIFNSCYEIRLYVQQLCTDENEMPDSAGTVSMLQTLEIQAKNLLLEKFDRLAEVNLKKYFHEEDRYMDTLKMSLKKYLAVFPEEIMSRGVILDEVYGCIISVYQKQLLKKSKYKKLSERWGDVGDRITRDAEELHSFFCAKSCVKDRNKVLLQISMVLGWTDVSRRFCSNLDINHDNSDKLLYEVLVWWGGRSAQEKAMIREYKFRAGSLPSCCLWWPLRCC, encoded by the exons ATGAGATGGTTTAAGAGATTTCGGAGGAACAGTCAAAACCAAGTGGACGAGGAAAGAAAAAGTCTTACCAATGAAG AACATTCAGAGCATGTGCGTCCTTGGAGGGAGAAATTAGGAATGTCGGAAGCCTGTCAGAAGCCCATCAGTTGCTCAGAGCCAAAAAATTCAAATACATGGATTGGTGTCCTCCAGGAGTTTATGCAAGGCAGCACCCAGGATTCCCTGTCTGTTGCAGCCCTGCTGACATACTATGGGCGTCCATGTGACTCCAAGTTCCAGGAAGCCTGGCTTCATATTGTGCAGACACACATCACGCGGCACTTCCCCTCATTCCCACCAGAGAGCGCTATCAAACAACACCCCGAGCAGCTCAGAAATCATCTGCTGCAGGTTCAAGAAGTGGTGCTGAGGGAACTGGGCCGACTGTCCCCTGTACTACGGGAAGTGAAGCTACTGGACTCTTTGATTGACCAGTACCACCGGCAAATCTTCAACCACCTGGACCTGGTGTTGCAGACCAAACGCACACATGAACAGGCCTACTGGACAGTGGACTGGGTCTTTCGGAT aGTTGGCATTACAGGACTCAGGGAAGTCCCAGAGTTCTACGCGGCTATTGACCCCATGCAGCTCACTCACTACATTCAGTGGGCAGTGGAGAAGCTGTTGTCCACAGTGAAG GATGAGATTGCTGCTTTACTCAGTAGAATTCTGGAGAACGATGCAATAGAGCAAGCAGACTACGATAATGAGGAAGCCTTCATCCAGTTTCATTTGGATGTCATTCAG TGCCTTGATAGGTTCATCAACCGTGGAAAAATGCTCAGCCATAGTGTCATGCTGCATATTAAGAGAATCTGTCTTTGTGAGCTCCATGCAATTGTGCAGAG GTATATTTACTCGGAAAAGAAAGCCCTGAAAGATCTGAGCAAAAAGGCCgaaatgacagaaaaatatCTGAGGGATTGGTTCAAAATATTCAACAGCTGCTATGAAATCAG GTTGTATGTTCAACAGTTGTGCACTGACGAGAATGAGATGCCTGACTCTGCTGGCACCGTCTCTATGCTACAGACCCTGGAGATTCAAGCTAAAAATCTCCTCCTGGAAAAATTTGATCGGCTAGCAGAG GTcaatttaaaaaagtatttccaTGAAGAAGACAGATACATGGACACACTGAAGATGTCTCTCAAGAAATATCTAGCAGTGTTTCCAGAGGAAATTATGTCACGTGGT GTTATTCTGGATGAGGTGTATGGCTGCATCATCTCTGTCTACCAGAAGCAGCTgctgaaaaaaagcaaatacaagAAGCTCTCAGAAAGGTGGGGTGATGTTGGAGACAGGATAACAAGAGATGCTGAGGAGTTGCACTCTTTCTTCTGCGCG aagtCATGTGTGAAAGACAGGAATAAAGTGTTATTGCAAATCAGCATGGTTTTGGGGTGGACTGATGTGAGCAGAAGGTTCTGCTCTAACCTGGACATCAACCATGACAACAG TGACAAGCTGCTGTACGAAGTGTTGGTCTGGTGGGGAGGACGATCCGCACAAGAGAAGGCGATGATACGAGAGTACAAATTCAGGGCTGGATCTTTACCATCTTGTTGTCTCTGGTGGCCTCTTCGCTGCTGCTGA
- the LOC114797613 gene encoding exocyst complex component 3-like isoform X2, whose product MMGLDAQGESDMAKQGPKGKKVQRKNSITDMIKGKLGSILKDVKITNQKSLYKDEHPSEDTEVKPLTEVTCSKIPEVDQETDNLGLEELGDKALQVLTELLQGGSTKEPTANLLKSWRNANGPKHHEVWSSCYPADWFCNYAQKVEEHVKQTFPPLPTEDTEELNSYLEQVRKVVLDELLRLAPVLREPGLLDCVVDRYHCYTFSQLDLLLQRNLSREQAYCLLCWVLLVYLSDAFLGHPNLPNTFIKQIDLLLFTKWVQKAESQVQARVKEDISTHLQKILEREENAAPCSSTQGDDFNSLSKDVIQYLNTVTKKAERLHGTFMSSMRALCCQTLHKFLESYTELEKRRLLKHEETGMVHLFRTCNNCSQLRQFASQLSAGERSDSVHCMLDDLGSKVKQHQLKTVSQVAKVSLKKYFKEENAQLDEFLTKMQNLFADVSAVCDQDTRNDLVKSAYEHVTSLYQQQMLLSKHQHLEDRWGSVGDRVQRDAESLHATFSKLSVGVEKSVDLLTVSQILNCSDVEGLMLTCTMNLSQRRNSNETQLRSLLRWKGDLPKTKIQEVVETVKELSPTDEVHGDPLTAATGPPWYQRFSCIRPQCAY is encoded by the exons ATGATGGGACTAGACGCACAAGGAGAGTCAGACATGGCTAAGCAGGGACCAAAAGGAAAGAAGGTTCAGAGGAAGAACTCGATTACCGACATGATCAAAGGGAAACTTGGAAGCATTTTGAAAGATGTTAAAATCACTAATCAGAAGAGCTTGTATAAAGATG AGCACCCTAGTGAAGACACAGAGGTGAAACCACTCACCGAGGTAACATGTTCCAAAATACCTGAGGTGGATCAGGAGACAGACAATTTGGGGCTTGAAGAATTGGGGGACAAGGCCCTCCAGGTTCTGACTGAGCTTCTCCAAGGAGGATCAACTAAAGAGCCTACAGCCAATCTGTTGAAATCGTGGAGAAACGCTAATGGCCCCAAACATCACGAAGTGTGGTCAAGCTGCTACCCTGCTGACTGGTTTTGTAATTACGCCCAGAAAGTGGAGGAGCACGTAAAACAGACGTTCCCTCCCCTGCCAACAGAGGACACTGAAGAGCTGAACTCGTACCTGGAACAGGTACGAAAGGTGGTTTTGGATGAGCTGCTTCGCCTGGCTCCCGTGCTCAGGGAGCCCGGACTGCTGGACTGCGTTGTTGACAGGTACCACTGCTACACCTTCAGCCAGCTGGACCTGCTGCTACAGAGAAACCTCAGCAGGGAGCAAGCCTACTGCTTACTGTGCTGGGTTTTACTTGTTTACCTCAG TGACGCGTTTCTTGGACACCCAAACCTCCCGAATACTTTCATCAAACAAATTGATCTTCTCCTCTTCACAAAGTGGGTGCAAAAGGCAGAATCTCAAGTCCAGGCTCGGGTTAAG gAGGACATTTCGACACACCTGCAGAAGATCCTCGAACGGGAAGAGAATGCAGCACCTTGTAGCTCGACACAAGGGGACGATTTCAACAGTTTGTCGAAAGATGTCATACAG TATCTGAATACAGTGACCAAGAAAGCAGAGCGGTTGCACGGCACCTTCATGTCCAGCATGCGTGCACTATGCTGTCAGACGCTGCACAAATTTTTGGAGAG CTACACCGAATTGGAAAAGAGACGCCTGCTGAAACACGAAGAGACAGGAATGGTTCACCTCTTCAGGACATGCAACAACTGCAGTCAACTCAG ACAGTTTGCTTCACAGCTGTCTGCAGGTGAAAGGTCGGACTCTGTACACTGCATGCTGGATGACCTGGGGTCTAAAGTGAAACAGCATCAACTGAAAACTGTTTCGCAGGTTGCAAAG GTCTCTTTGAAGAAGTATTTTAAGGAGGAAAATGCACAACTGGATGAATTTCTGACCAAGATGCAAAATCTCTTTGCTGACGTATCTGCCGTTTGTGACCAGGACACTCGTAAT GACCTGGTGAAATCAGCCTATGAGCATGTCACTTCCTTGTaccagcagcagatgctgctgAGCAAGCATCAGCACCTGGAGGACAGGTGGGGAAGTGTTGGCGACAGGGTGCAGCGGGATGCCGAATCTCTGCACGCAACCTTCTCAAAGCTG AGCGTGGGGGTCGAGAAGAGCGTTGATCTGTTGACAGTTAGTCAGATTTTAAACTGCAGTGACGTGGAAGGCCTTATGCTCACATGTACTATGAACCTCAGTCAACGTAGAAACAG TAATGAGACGCAGCTAAGGAGCCTGCTACGCTGGAAAGGAGACCTGCCAAAGACAAAAATTCAGGAGGTCGTGGAAACAGTGAAGGAACTCTCTCCCACCGACGAGGTGCACGGCGACCCCCTTACTGCAGCAACCGGGCCTCCCTGGTACCAGAGATTCAGCTGCATCCGTCCGCAGTGTGCATATTAA
- the tnfaip2b gene encoding tumor necrosis factor alpha-induced protein 2 isoform X1, with protein MDRGSDRGMTILKFSKTASAQNSGQMRRLLGRIWKYVRGSSSPNHSSTMDKCQAEEQGTFEENLQRQQFTDASQQLFSREEQLFRLTQEGGTALTEEEKREWLGKLATDHKALLEKVWLTLKNSLNFTTEGDRQALAEAVRVIQQQEELDRLWAEVDVKKRPEWRPAECRHKHDTLLRKVVAERLEEAPPSPSDVSQESSLPQDIRRMGRQLQDDLLKVVRWVKCCYPAEMGVCQLYAKLYHQAFGDSLVKLTEFVQNNNDCFHILNWVNQYYPRILGNEELVVEIDSEQLGPLLPEEVLEPLKEQYLQQKEVEVEDWILKALSLQEKMYLNGDCLEMSDNCCHCALAIDVIQIIDGALISVQTVLGESKMPAQRIAAKFKNFFIRYQRHLEKVIRGNGLKTRDVLMANLTCLRQFRNYVDKNEALFQEQTTACLSIVTHLTNSCHAYFTNAIHVNMKETYRNIGNQNWLQEYSLVREKLLDGLHTHIQTLSGLDVSCKQDIVSQLHAEVVAEYVRRMMKKKLKLKDKEKQEEAAQALREDGEAIHTLFTKAGSGEHWLADVLPGIAELVKLQDPDAIQLELMALGNKYSDLSEVHVLALLHLKSNLSANDLKKIKKSFLSLKPKRKGSSELSQSVSVSADSFFSRIRVK; from the exons GCATGACCATCTTAAAGTTCTCCAAAACTGCGTCAGCACAGAATTCAGGACAAATGCGAAGGCTCTTGGGGAGAATTTGGAAGTATGTCAGAGGGTCCAGTAGTCCGAATCATTCTTCGACGATGGACAAGTGCCAAGCAGAAG AGCAAGGCACGTTCGAGGAGAACCTTCAGAGACAACAGTTTACAGACGCAAGCCAGCAGCTGTTCAGCAGAGAGGAGCAGCTTTTCAGATTAACGCAGGAAGGGGGAACAGCTCTcacagaggaagagaaaagggAATGGCTGGGAAAACTGGCCACCGACCATAAGGCCCTTCTGGAGAAGGTGTGGCTGACCCTGAAGAATTCTCTCAACTTCACGACGGAAGGCGACCGGCAAGCCTTGGCTGAGGCCGTGAGGGTCATTCAACAGCAAGAAGAGCTTGACAGACTATGGGCTGAGGTCGACGTGAAAAAGAGGCCAGAATGGAGGCCAGCTGAATGCAGGCACAAACATGACACCCTGCTGAGGAAAGTGGTGGCTGAACGCCTGGAGGAGGCACCGCCGTCCCCGTCAGATGTCAGCCAAGAGTCCTCATTGCCACAGGACATTCGCAGGATGGGCCGACAACTGCAGGACGACCTCCTGAAGGTGGTCCGTTGGGTGAAGTGCTGTTACCCAGCAGAGATGGGAGTGTGCCAGCTCTATGCCAAACTGTACCACCAAGCTTTTGGTGACAGTCTGGTCAAGCTTACTGAGTTTGTGCAGAACAATAACGACTGCTTCCATATTCTGAACTGGGTGAATCAGTATTATCCACG CATTCTGGGGAATGAAGAGCTGGTGGTGGAGATTGACTCAGAGCAGCTAGGGCCACTGCTGCCTGAGGAGGTTCTGGAGCCACTGAAGGAGCAGTACCTGCAGCAGAAAGAG gtggaggtggaggactgGATACTAAAGGCTCTAAGTCTacaggaaaaaatgtatttgaatggTGATTGCCTAGAGATGAGTGATAATTGTTGCCATTGTGCCCTGGCCATTGATGTAATTCAG ATTATTGACGGTGCATTGATTTCAGTTCAGACAGTGCTGGGTGAAAGTAAAATGCCAGCTCAGAGGATTGCGGCAAAATTCAAAAACTTCTTTATAAG ATACCAAAGGCATTTGGAGAAGGTCATCAGAGGCAATGGATTAAAGACTAGAGATGTGCTCATGGCCAACCTTACCTGCCTCAGGCAATTCAG GAACTATGTGGACAAAAACGAAGCTCTTTTCCAAGAACAGACCACGGCCTGTTTGTCAATAGTCACCCATCTGACAAACAGCTGTCATGCTTACTTTACTAATGCTATACATGTGAATATGAAG GAGACATACCGTAATATCGGCAATCAGAACTGGCTGCAGGAATACAGCTTAGTGCGTGAAAAACTTCTCGATggacttcacacacacattcagacctTGTCTGGCCTGGACGTCAGCTGTAAGCAG GACATAGTGAGTCAGTTGCATGCCGAGGTGGTGGCTGAATATgtgaggaggatgatgaagaagaagctCAAGCTGAAGGACAAAGAAAAGCAGGAAGAAGCTGCACAGGCCCTCAGAGAGGACGGCGAAGCCATACACACATTATTTACTAAAGCT GGCTCTGGAGAGCATTGGCTTGCAGATGTTCTGCCTGGAATAGCGGAACTAGTGAAACTTCAAGACCCTGATGCCATCCAGCTGGAGTTAATGGCACTAGGGAACAAATACTCAGACCTCAG CGAAGTCCACGTCTTGGCCCTGTTGCATCTGAAATCCAATCTTTCAGCGAATGATCTCAAAAAGATCAAGAAGTCCTTCTTATCTCTGAAGCCaaaaaggaaaggaagcagTGAGCTGTCCCAGTCCGTGTCTGTGTCTGCAGACTCTTTTTTCTCCAGAATCAGAGTGAAGTGA
- the LOC114798163 gene encoding uncharacterized protein LOC114798163 isoform X1, which yields MRWFKRFRRNSQNQVDEERKSLTNEEHSEHVRPWREKLGMSEACQKPISCSEPKNSNTWIGVLQEFMQGSTQDSLSVAALLTYYGRPCDSKFQEAWLHIVQTHITRHFPSFPPESAIKQHPEQLRNHLLQVQEVVLRELGRLSPVLREVKLLDSLIDQYHRQIFNHLDLVLQTKRTHEQAYWTVDWVFRMYVRVGITGLREVPEFYAAIDPMQLTHYIQWAVEKLLSTVKDEIAALLSRILENDAIEQADYDNEEAFIQFHLDVIQCLDRFINRGKMLSHSVMLHIKRICLCELHAIVQRYIYSEKKALKDLSKKAEMTEKYLRDWFKIFNSCYEIRLYVQQLCTDENEMPDSAGTVSMLQTLEIQAKNLLLEKFDRLAEVNLKKYFHEEDRYMDTLKMSLKKYLAVFPEEIMSRGVILDEVYGCIISVYQKQLLKKSKYKKLSERWGDVGDRITRDAEELHSFFCAKSCVKDRNKVLLQISMVLGWTDVSRRFCSNLDINHDNSDKLLYEVLVWWGGRSAQEKAMIREYKFRAGSLPSCCLWWPLRCC from the exons ATGAGATGGTTTAAGAGATTTCGGAGGAACAGTCAAAACCAAGTGGACGAGGAAAGAAAAAGTCTTACCAATGAAG AACATTCAGAGCATGTGCGTCCTTGGAGGGAGAAATTAGGAATGTCGGAAGCCTGTCAGAAGCCCATCAGTTGCTCAGAGCCAAAAAATTCAAATACATGGATTGGTGTCCTCCAGGAGTTTATGCAAGGCAGCACCCAGGATTCCCTGTCTGTTGCAGCCCTGCTGACATACTATGGGCGTCCATGTGACTCCAAGTTCCAGGAAGCCTGGCTTCATATTGTGCAGACACACATCACGCGGCACTTCCCCTCATTCCCACCAGAGAGCGCTATCAAACAACACCCCGAGCAGCTCAGAAATCATCTGCTGCAGGTTCAAGAAGTGGTGCTGAGGGAACTGGGCCGACTGTCCCCTGTACTACGGGAAGTGAAGCTACTGGACTCTTTGATTGACCAGTACCACCGGCAAATCTTCAACCACCTGGACCTGGTGTTGCAGACCAAACGCACACATGAACAGGCCTACTGGACAGTGGACTGGGTCTTTCGGATGTATGTGAG aGTTGGCATTACAGGACTCAGGGAAGTCCCAGAGTTCTACGCGGCTATTGACCCCATGCAGCTCACTCACTACATTCAGTGGGCAGTGGAGAAGCTGTTGTCCACAGTGAAG GATGAGATTGCTGCTTTACTCAGTAGAATTCTGGAGAACGATGCAATAGAGCAAGCAGACTACGATAATGAGGAAGCCTTCATCCAGTTTCATTTGGATGTCATTCAG TGCCTTGATAGGTTCATCAACCGTGGAAAAATGCTCAGCCATAGTGTCATGCTGCATATTAAGAGAATCTGTCTTTGTGAGCTCCATGCAATTGTGCAGAG GTATATTTACTCGGAAAAGAAAGCCCTGAAAGATCTGAGCAAAAAGGCCgaaatgacagaaaaatatCTGAGGGATTGGTTCAAAATATTCAACAGCTGCTATGAAATCAG GTTGTATGTTCAACAGTTGTGCACTGACGAGAATGAGATGCCTGACTCTGCTGGCACCGTCTCTATGCTACAGACCCTGGAGATTCAAGCTAAAAATCTCCTCCTGGAAAAATTTGATCGGCTAGCAGAG GTcaatttaaaaaagtatttccaTGAAGAAGACAGATACATGGACACACTGAAGATGTCTCTCAAGAAATATCTAGCAGTGTTTCCAGAGGAAATTATGTCACGTGGT GTTATTCTGGATGAGGTGTATGGCTGCATCATCTCTGTCTACCAGAAGCAGCTgctgaaaaaaagcaaatacaagAAGCTCTCAGAAAGGTGGGGTGATGTTGGAGACAGGATAACAAGAGATGCTGAGGAGTTGCACTCTTTCTTCTGCGCG aagtCATGTGTGAAAGACAGGAATAAAGTGTTATTGCAAATCAGCATGGTTTTGGGGTGGACTGATGTGAGCAGAAGGTTCTGCTCTAACCTGGACATCAACCATGACAACAG TGACAAGCTGCTGTACGAAGTGTTGGTCTGGTGGGGAGGACGATCCGCACAAGAGAAGGCGATGATACGAGAGTACAAATTCAGGGCTGGATCTTTACCATCTTGTTGTCTCTGGTGGCCTCTTCGCTGCTGCTGA
- the tnfaip2b gene encoding tumor necrosis factor alpha-induced protein 2 isoform X2, with product MTILKFSKTASAQNSGQMRRLLGRIWKYVRGSSSPNHSSTMDKCQAEEQGTFEENLQRQQFTDASQQLFSREEQLFRLTQEGGTALTEEEKREWLGKLATDHKALLEKVWLTLKNSLNFTTEGDRQALAEAVRVIQQQEELDRLWAEVDVKKRPEWRPAECRHKHDTLLRKVVAERLEEAPPSPSDVSQESSLPQDIRRMGRQLQDDLLKVVRWVKCCYPAEMGVCQLYAKLYHQAFGDSLVKLTEFVQNNNDCFHILNWVNQYYPRILGNEELVVEIDSEQLGPLLPEEVLEPLKEQYLQQKEVEVEDWILKALSLQEKMYLNGDCLEMSDNCCHCALAIDVIQIIDGALISVQTVLGESKMPAQRIAAKFKNFFIRYQRHLEKVIRGNGLKTRDVLMANLTCLRQFRNYVDKNEALFQEQTTACLSIVTHLTNSCHAYFTNAIHVNMKETYRNIGNQNWLQEYSLVREKLLDGLHTHIQTLSGLDVSCKQDIVSQLHAEVVAEYVRRMMKKKLKLKDKEKQEEAAQALREDGEAIHTLFTKAGSGEHWLADVLPGIAELVKLQDPDAIQLELMALGNKYSDLSEVHVLALLHLKSNLSANDLKKIKKSFLSLKPKRKGSSELSQSVSVSADSFFSRIRVK from the exons ATGACCATCTTAAAGTTCTCCAAAACTGCGTCAGCACAGAATTCAGGACAAATGCGAAGGCTCTTGGGGAGAATTTGGAAGTATGTCAGAGGGTCCAGTAGTCCGAATCATTCTTCGACGATGGACAAGTGCCAAGCAGAAG AGCAAGGCACGTTCGAGGAGAACCTTCAGAGACAACAGTTTACAGACGCAAGCCAGCAGCTGTTCAGCAGAGAGGAGCAGCTTTTCAGATTAACGCAGGAAGGGGGAACAGCTCTcacagaggaagagaaaagggAATGGCTGGGAAAACTGGCCACCGACCATAAGGCCCTTCTGGAGAAGGTGTGGCTGACCCTGAAGAATTCTCTCAACTTCACGACGGAAGGCGACCGGCAAGCCTTGGCTGAGGCCGTGAGGGTCATTCAACAGCAAGAAGAGCTTGACAGACTATGGGCTGAGGTCGACGTGAAAAAGAGGCCAGAATGGAGGCCAGCTGAATGCAGGCACAAACATGACACCCTGCTGAGGAAAGTGGTGGCTGAACGCCTGGAGGAGGCACCGCCGTCCCCGTCAGATGTCAGCCAAGAGTCCTCATTGCCACAGGACATTCGCAGGATGGGCCGACAACTGCAGGACGACCTCCTGAAGGTGGTCCGTTGGGTGAAGTGCTGTTACCCAGCAGAGATGGGAGTGTGCCAGCTCTATGCCAAACTGTACCACCAAGCTTTTGGTGACAGTCTGGTCAAGCTTACTGAGTTTGTGCAGAACAATAACGACTGCTTCCATATTCTGAACTGGGTGAATCAGTATTATCCACG CATTCTGGGGAATGAAGAGCTGGTGGTGGAGATTGACTCAGAGCAGCTAGGGCCACTGCTGCCTGAGGAGGTTCTGGAGCCACTGAAGGAGCAGTACCTGCAGCAGAAAGAG gtggaggtggaggactgGATACTAAAGGCTCTAAGTCTacaggaaaaaatgtatttgaatggTGATTGCCTAGAGATGAGTGATAATTGTTGCCATTGTGCCCTGGCCATTGATGTAATTCAG ATTATTGACGGTGCATTGATTTCAGTTCAGACAGTGCTGGGTGAAAGTAAAATGCCAGCTCAGAGGATTGCGGCAAAATTCAAAAACTTCTTTATAAG ATACCAAAGGCATTTGGAGAAGGTCATCAGAGGCAATGGATTAAAGACTAGAGATGTGCTCATGGCCAACCTTACCTGCCTCAGGCAATTCAG GAACTATGTGGACAAAAACGAAGCTCTTTTCCAAGAACAGACCACGGCCTGTTTGTCAATAGTCACCCATCTGACAAACAGCTGTCATGCTTACTTTACTAATGCTATACATGTGAATATGAAG GAGACATACCGTAATATCGGCAATCAGAACTGGCTGCAGGAATACAGCTTAGTGCGTGAAAAACTTCTCGATggacttcacacacacattcagacctTGTCTGGCCTGGACGTCAGCTGTAAGCAG GACATAGTGAGTCAGTTGCATGCCGAGGTGGTGGCTGAATATgtgaggaggatgatgaagaagaagctCAAGCTGAAGGACAAAGAAAAGCAGGAAGAAGCTGCACAGGCCCTCAGAGAGGACGGCGAAGCCATACACACATTATTTACTAAAGCT GGCTCTGGAGAGCATTGGCTTGCAGATGTTCTGCCTGGAATAGCGGAACTAGTGAAACTTCAAGACCCTGATGCCATCCAGCTGGAGTTAATGGCACTAGGGAACAAATACTCAGACCTCAG CGAAGTCCACGTCTTGGCCCTGTTGCATCTGAAATCCAATCTTTCAGCGAATGATCTCAAAAAGATCAAGAAGTCCTTCTTATCTCTGAAGCCaaaaaggaaaggaagcagTGAGCTGTCCCAGTCCGTGTCTGTGTCTGCAGACTCTTTTTTCTCCAGAATCAGAGTGAAGTGA
- the LOC114797613 gene encoding exocyst complex component 3-like isoform X1: MMGLDAQGESDMAKQGPKGKKVQRKNSITDMIKGKLGSILKDVKITNQKSLYKDVEHPSEDTEVKPLTEVTCSKIPEVDQETDNLGLEELGDKALQVLTELLQGGSTKEPTANLLKSWRNANGPKHHEVWSSCYPADWFCNYAQKVEEHVKQTFPPLPTEDTEELNSYLEQVRKVVLDELLRLAPVLREPGLLDCVVDRYHCYTFSQLDLLLQRNLSREQAYCLLCWVLLVYLSDAFLGHPNLPNTFIKQIDLLLFTKWVQKAESQVQARVKEDISTHLQKILEREENAAPCSSTQGDDFNSLSKDVIQYLNTVTKKAERLHGTFMSSMRALCCQTLHKFLESYTELEKRRLLKHEETGMVHLFRTCNNCSQLRQFASQLSAGERSDSVHCMLDDLGSKVKQHQLKTVSQVAKVSLKKYFKEENAQLDEFLTKMQNLFADVSAVCDQDTRNDLVKSAYEHVTSLYQQQMLLSKHQHLEDRWGSVGDRVQRDAESLHATFSKLSVGVEKSVDLLTVSQILNCSDVEGLMLTCTMNLSQRRNSNETQLRSLLRWKGDLPKTKIQEVVETVKELSPTDEVHGDPLTAATGPPWYQRFSCIRPQCAY; the protein is encoded by the exons ATGATGGGACTAGACGCACAAGGAGAGTCAGACATGGCTAAGCAGGGACCAAAAGGAAAGAAGGTTCAGAGGAAGAACTCGATTACCGACATGATCAAAGGGAAACTTGGAAGCATTTTGAAAGATGTTAAAATCACTAATCAGAAGAGCTTGTATAAAGATG TAGAGCACCCTAGTGAAGACACAGAGGTGAAACCACTCACCGAGGTAACATGTTCCAAAATACCTGAGGTGGATCAGGAGACAGACAATTTGGGGCTTGAAGAATTGGGGGACAAGGCCCTCCAGGTTCTGACTGAGCTTCTCCAAGGAGGATCAACTAAAGAGCCTACAGCCAATCTGTTGAAATCGTGGAGAAACGCTAATGGCCCCAAACATCACGAAGTGTGGTCAAGCTGCTACCCTGCTGACTGGTTTTGTAATTACGCCCAGAAAGTGGAGGAGCACGTAAAACAGACGTTCCCTCCCCTGCCAACAGAGGACACTGAAGAGCTGAACTCGTACCTGGAACAGGTACGAAAGGTGGTTTTGGATGAGCTGCTTCGCCTGGCTCCCGTGCTCAGGGAGCCCGGACTGCTGGACTGCGTTGTTGACAGGTACCACTGCTACACCTTCAGCCAGCTGGACCTGCTGCTACAGAGAAACCTCAGCAGGGAGCAAGCCTACTGCTTACTGTGCTGGGTTTTACTTGTTTACCTCAG TGACGCGTTTCTTGGACACCCAAACCTCCCGAATACTTTCATCAAACAAATTGATCTTCTCCTCTTCACAAAGTGGGTGCAAAAGGCAGAATCTCAAGTCCAGGCTCGGGTTAAG gAGGACATTTCGACACACCTGCAGAAGATCCTCGAACGGGAAGAGAATGCAGCACCTTGTAGCTCGACACAAGGGGACGATTTCAACAGTTTGTCGAAAGATGTCATACAG TATCTGAATACAGTGACCAAGAAAGCAGAGCGGTTGCACGGCACCTTCATGTCCAGCATGCGTGCACTATGCTGTCAGACGCTGCACAAATTTTTGGAGAG CTACACCGAATTGGAAAAGAGACGCCTGCTGAAACACGAAGAGACAGGAATGGTTCACCTCTTCAGGACATGCAACAACTGCAGTCAACTCAG ACAGTTTGCTTCACAGCTGTCTGCAGGTGAAAGGTCGGACTCTGTACACTGCATGCTGGATGACCTGGGGTCTAAAGTGAAACAGCATCAACTGAAAACTGTTTCGCAGGTTGCAAAG GTCTCTTTGAAGAAGTATTTTAAGGAGGAAAATGCACAACTGGATGAATTTCTGACCAAGATGCAAAATCTCTTTGCTGACGTATCTGCCGTTTGTGACCAGGACACTCGTAAT GACCTGGTGAAATCAGCCTATGAGCATGTCACTTCCTTGTaccagcagcagatgctgctgAGCAAGCATCAGCACCTGGAGGACAGGTGGGGAAGTGTTGGCGACAGGGTGCAGCGGGATGCCGAATCTCTGCACGCAACCTTCTCAAAGCTG AGCGTGGGGGTCGAGAAGAGCGTTGATCTGTTGACAGTTAGTCAGATTTTAAACTGCAGTGACGTGGAAGGCCTTATGCTCACATGTACTATGAACCTCAGTCAACGTAGAAACAG TAATGAGACGCAGCTAAGGAGCCTGCTACGCTGGAAAGGAGACCTGCCAAAGACAAAAATTCAGGAGGTCGTGGAAACAGTGAAGGAACTCTCTCCCACCGACGAGGTGCACGGCGACCCCCTTACTGCAGCAACCGGGCCTCCCTGGTACCAGAGATTCAGCTGCATCCGTCCGCAGTGTGCATATTAA